The proteins below come from a single Gimesia alba genomic window:
- a CDS encoding FecCD family ABC transporter permease, with protein MQPRQRILVWRMIPLAGFLLTALVVGIHLGAVELSLAQIWQGLGSSSDGSHVETILWQIRLPRVILAACVGGGLAVAGAAFQGVFRNPLADPFVIGASSGAALGATLALLCIAGSATVITATWQIPWLILSAFAGAILVVCAVFVIAALSNIGRNAPLLTLILAGMALSSFTGALVSLIMFLNHEMLTTIFSWLLGSFSGRHWNEIMMAGPVILGSGIVLWLMSRPLDLLSFGDETALTLGLSIGKYRMLILIAATLCTAACVAVSGVIGFLGLIAPHMTRILLGPRHSLLIPGSCLLGATLMVVADTLARTIIAPAEIPVGIVTALMGCPFFLFLLISRGQQTK; from the coding sequence ATGCAACCCCGGCAACGTATTCTGGTCTGGCGAATGATCCCGCTGGCGGGTTTCCTGCTGACGGCGCTTGTGGTGGGAATTCACCTGGGAGCGGTTGAGCTTTCCCTGGCCCAGATCTGGCAAGGTCTCGGGAGCTCGTCCGATGGTTCGCACGTCGAGACGATTCTCTGGCAAATTCGCTTGCCGCGCGTGATTCTGGCGGCCTGTGTTGGCGGAGGTCTGGCGGTCGCGGGGGCGGCGTTTCAAGGCGTTTTTCGTAATCCGCTGGCGGACCCTTTTGTGATTGGTGCTTCGAGTGGTGCGGCGCTGGGAGCAACATTGGCACTACTCTGCATTGCGGGTAGCGCAACTGTCATCACTGCGACCTGGCAAATACCGTGGTTGATTTTGTCTGCGTTTGCCGGTGCGATTCTGGTTGTCTGCGCGGTGTTTGTGATCGCGGCACTGAGTAACATCGGTCGCAATGCGCCGCTATTGACATTAATCCTGGCAGGTATGGCGCTCAGCAGCTTTACCGGGGCACTCGTGTCTCTGATCATGTTTCTGAATCACGAGATGCTGACGACGATTTTCAGTTGGCTATTGGGTAGCTTTTCGGGGCGACACTGGAATGAGATTATGATGGCAGGGCCGGTGATTCTGGGCAGCGGAATCGTGCTGTGGCTGATGTCGCGTCCGTTGGATTTACTTTCGTTTGGTGATGAGACGGCGCTGACACTGGGCCTGTCGATTGGCAAATATCGTATGCTGATTCTGATTGCAGCTACATTATGTACGGCGGCGTGCGTGGCTGTTTCGGGGGTGATTGGATTTCTGGGTTTGATCGCGCCGCATATGACGCGTATCCTGCTCGGACCGCGGCACAGTTTGCTGATTCCCGGCAGTTGTCTGTTGGGCGCGACGTTGATGGTCGTCGCGGATACTCTGGCGCGAACGATCATTGCACCGGCGGAAATTCCGGTGGGTATTGTGACGGCGTTGATGGGCTGCCCGTTTTTTCTTTTCCTGTTGATCAGTCGCGGACAACAAACCAAATGA
- the metE gene encoding 5-methyltetrahydropteroyltriglutamate--homocysteine S-methyltransferase yields MAIATNLGFPRIGSQRELKWAVEKFWSGKIDEAELSSVCHELRVAHWKQQQTAGLTHIPSNDFSLYDQVLDTAALVGAVSRRFEWSGGNVDFSTYFAMARGGKGGQSVTASTVGVAALEMTKWFDTNYHYLVPEFEAQQEFQLSSTKPVDEYLEAKALGIETRPVLLGPVSFLLLGKTWEEQIDPLSLLDRLLPVYCDVLAKLAAAGAAWVQIDEPCLVLDLTGAQQAAFQRAYHELVNHTGGMQILLATYFGSLKENLQTAVSLPVNALHIDLVRAPEQLDAVLDLLPEETSLSLGIVDGRNIWKNDFEQSLALIEKAVNRISAERILIGPSCSLLHTPVDLADETDLDDELKQWLAYAQQKLEEIAVLTRCVNQGRESVAVELAENQAAIEARRNSPRVHRTDVKTRCAAVTESMRERQSPYPERQVVQAAHLDLPLFPTTTIGSFPQTDEIRKARAAYKKGELADEAYEEFLENCIADDIHYQEEVGLDVLVHGEAERNDMVEYFGEQLEGFIATKNGWVQSYGSRCVKPPIIFGDIQRKGPMTVKWTKYAQSCTEKLMKGMLTGPVTILQWSFVRDDQPRSETCQQIALAIRDEVLDLEAAGIKIIQIDEPAVREGLPLLHSDWDVYLKWAVDCFRLASAGVKDETQIHTHMCYSEFNDIIEAIAALDADVISIETSRSNMELLDVFARFRYPNEIGPGVYDIHSPRVPTVEWMEELLEKALEVLEPRQLWVNPDCGLKTRKWDEVKPSLKNMVEAAKVLRDKVKPAN; encoded by the coding sequence ATGGCTATTGCGACAAATTTAGGTTTCCCCCGTATTGGATCTCAGCGCGAACTGAAGTGGGCTGTCGAAAAATTCTGGTCTGGAAAAATTGACGAAGCGGAATTGTCGTCTGTCTGTCACGAACTGCGGGTCGCGCACTGGAAACAGCAGCAGACAGCAGGACTTACGCATATTCCGTCGAACGATTTTTCGCTCTACGATCAGGTACTGGATACGGCGGCGCTGGTGGGAGCGGTTTCCAGACGTTTTGAATGGTCTGGGGGTAACGTTGACTTTTCGACCTATTTTGCGATGGCGCGGGGCGGTAAAGGGGGCCAGTCGGTGACTGCATCAACCGTCGGCGTTGCGGCGCTGGAGATGACCAAGTGGTTCGACACGAACTACCATTATCTCGTTCCCGAATTCGAGGCACAGCAGGAGTTTCAACTCTCTTCAACTAAACCGGTGGACGAATATCTCGAAGCGAAAGCACTCGGGATTGAAACCCGTCCCGTATTATTGGGGCCGGTTTCCTTTCTGCTGCTGGGCAAGACCTGGGAAGAACAGATTGATCCGTTGAGTCTGCTGGACCGTCTGTTGCCCGTTTATTGTGACGTGTTGGCAAAGTTGGCGGCAGCAGGTGCGGCGTGGGTTCAGATCGATGAGCCCTGCCTGGTGCTGGATTTGACCGGAGCACAGCAGGCCGCTTTTCAGCGTGCTTATCATGAGCTCGTGAACCATACCGGCGGAATGCAGATTTTACTGGCAACCTATTTTGGATCGCTAAAGGAAAATTTGCAGACGGCTGTTTCATTGCCGGTAAATGCATTGCACATTGATCTGGTGCGAGCGCCGGAACAACTGGATGCGGTTTTGGATCTGCTGCCCGAAGAGACGTCGCTTTCATTGGGTATCGTCGATGGGCGCAATATCTGGAAGAACGATTTTGAACAGTCACTGGCTTTGATTGAAAAGGCAGTGAATCGAATTAGCGCGGAGCGGATTCTGATCGGTCCTTCCTGCTCGTTGCTGCACACTCCCGTGGATCTGGCTGATGAAACGGATCTGGATGACGAACTCAAACAGTGGCTAGCCTACGCACAGCAGAAGCTGGAAGAAATCGCTGTGTTGACGCGGTGCGTGAACCAGGGACGAGAGAGTGTGGCCGTTGAACTGGCAGAAAACCAGGCCGCCATTGAAGCCCGTCGCAATTCACCCCGCGTACATCGAACCGATGTCAAAACGCGGTGCGCGGCTGTGACCGAATCAATGCGGGAACGACAGTCCCCGTACCCGGAACGTCAGGTGGTCCAGGCCGCTCATCTGGACTTGCCTCTATTTCCCACGACCACCATTGGCTCGTTTCCGCAGACCGATGAAATTCGCAAAGCGCGCGCCGCGTATAAGAAAGGTGAACTTGCTGATGAGGCGTATGAAGAATTTCTCGAGAACTGTATTGCCGACGATATTCATTACCAGGAAGAAGTCGGCCTGGATGTGCTGGTGCATGGAGAAGCCGAACGGAATGATATGGTCGAATATTTTGGCGAACAGCTGGAAGGTTTTATCGCGACCAAAAACGGCTGGGTGCAGAGTTATGGTTCCCGGTGTGTGAAGCCGCCGATTATTTTCGGTGACATTCAGCGCAAAGGACCGATGACGGTGAAGTGGACGAAGTACGCGCAGTCCTGTACCGAGAAACTGATGAAAGGCATGTTGACCGGGCCGGTGACGATTCTGCAATGGTCGTTTGTGCGAGATGACCAGCCTCGCAGTGAAACGTGTCAGCAGATCGCGCTCGCGATTCGTGATGAAGTTCTGGATCTGGAAGCGGCCGGCATCAAGATCATTCAGATTGATGAGCCGGCGGTCCGCGAAGGCCTGCCGTTACTACATTCCGACTGGGACGTTTATCTGAAATGGGCCGTTGATTGTTTTCGCCTGGCGTCAGCAGGTGTGAAAGACGAGACGCAGATTCATACTCACATGTGTTATTCTGAGTTCAATGATATCATAGAAGCCATTGCCGCGCTGGACGCCGACGTGATTTCGATTGAAACCTCACGGAGCAATATGGAACTGCTGGATGTGTTTGCCCGGTTCAGGTACCCGAATGAAATTGGTCCCGGCGTGTATGATATTCATTCGCCTCGCGTGCCGACGGTGGAGTGGATGGAAGAGCTGCTGGAAAAAGCACTGGAGGTTCTGGAGCCTCGCCAGTTATGGGTGAATCCGGATTGCGGACTTAAGACACGCAAATGGGACGAGGTGAAACCGTCGTTGAAGAACATGGTGGAAGCCGCGAAAGTGTTGCGCGATAAAGTGAAACCTGCAAACTGA
- a CDS encoding DUF1559 domain-containing protein encodes MSRNISRKKGFTLIELLVVIAIIAILIALLLPAVQQAREAARRSSCKNNMKQLGLALHNYHDAHTKFPYSSANNAMVWKQAGDPILNTSGWTLLLPYLEQSALYNQFNFTAAQRDSTFSGWSSTSAGTVMGSTADITANMELTKKVIAVFNCPSDDNNQTYNSVTSYYGCGVSGSAMTNYGFSVSSGTGPWALWGNEGITTRALFGENSNSDISKIKDGASNTVMVCETTRQVRDGTGNYWGCSVYAGNGVNLAHSRGINYWLCCSWTPPMTERPGVLGSYSMPGSSHVGGCMILLADGAVRFISENIDATTRTNLSRIKDSQVLGEF; translated from the coding sequence ATGTCGAGGAACATATCCAGAAAGAAGGGTTTTACCCTCATTGAACTGCTCGTTGTCATCGCGATTATTGCCATTTTAATCGCATTGCTGCTCCCTGCCGTGCAGCAGGCTCGCGAAGCGGCTCGCCGTTCCTCCTGCAAGAATAATATGAAGCAGCTTGGCCTGGCGCTGCACAATTATCACGACGCGCACACCAAGTTCCCCTACTCGAGTGCCAACAATGCCATGGTCTGGAAGCAGGCCGGAGATCCGATTCTGAATACATCCGGCTGGACGCTGCTGCTGCCCTATCTGGAACAGTCTGCGCTTTATAATCAATTCAACTTCACCGCCGCCCAGCGCGACAGTACGTTCAGCGGGTGGTCTTCGACCAGTGCGGGAACGGTGATGGGGTCGACTGCGGACATTACCGCGAATATGGAACTGACAAAAAAGGTCATCGCCGTTTTCAATTGTCCGAGTGATGACAACAACCAGACCTACAATTCCGTGACTTCCTACTACGGCTGTGGTGTCTCGGGAAGTGCCATGACCAACTACGGGTTCAGCGTCAGCTCCGGCACAGGACCCTGGGCGTTGTGGGGAAATGAAGGAATTACCACGAGAGCGCTCTTCGGGGAGAATTCCAATTCCGATATTTCGAAGATCAAGGATGGCGCCAGTAATACTGTCATGGTATGCGAAACGACTCGTCAGGTGCGGGATGGAACCGGTAACTACTGGGGATGTAGCGTCTACGCGGGCAATGGCGTCAACCTGGCCCACAGCCGCGGAATCAACTACTGGCTCTGTTGCTCCTGGACTCCTCCGATGACGGAACGGCCCGGCGTACTGGGATCTTACAGTATGCCCGGAAGTTCCCATGTCGGAGGATGTATGATCCTGCTCGCGGATGGTGCTGTGCGATTTATCAGCGAGAACATCGATGCCACGACCCGCACCAATCTCTCCCGGATCAAAGACAGCCAGGTACTCGGCGAGTTCTGA
- a CDS encoding ribonucleoside-diphosphate reductase subunit alpha, giving the protein MIRAQTEWIVTKRGGRTASFDASLIGRAISNAFRAELNLADNQPLDDEIRMEIPEMVESVANEIAAAASSDSGVEVEKIQDVVEMMLMRRGHYRIARRYIVYRAERAKLRALRGSNELADESDEIKSTAPRFHVILKDGTKVPFDEGRILARLSEACRGLEGDCSAEDLLEEVMRSIFDGISVEELYRAMILAARTRIERDPAYDTVASRLMLKIIYNDALGNAPSDVNELNQLYVDRFTQFLNDGIEAKRLTPDLHKFDLNRIALALKPERDHLFQYLGLQAIFDRYLLHIDGRRIETPQYFWMRVSMGLAIQEAGDFTGRAIEFYNILSTFRFTSATPTLFNSATLHPQLSSCYLSTVDDDLDHIFKCVADNAKLSKWAGGLGNDWTQIRATNSHISGTNGQSQGVIPFLKVVNDTAVAVNQGGKRKGAVCSYLETWHMDVEEFLDLRKNTGDDRRRTHDMHTANWIPDLFMRRVREDAEWTLFSPNDVPDLHDLYGQAFERRYTEYEKMTETGEIKLFRRISAVELWRKMLTRLFETGHPWITWKDPSNLRSPQDHTGVVHSSNLCTEILLNTSRDETAVCNLGSVNLKLHIVDGQLDLGMLEETVRTAMRMLDNVIDINYYPTDEARNSNTRHRPVGLGVMGFQDALLAQGISYASMQAVEFADASMEAISYYAILASSELAGERGRYGSYAGSKWDRGLLPIDTLDLHEKEREIPIEVDRQTRLNWQVVRDSIAQNGMRNSNVMAIAPTATISTIIGVSQSIEPSYKHLYVKSNLSGEFTQVNRLLVDDLKALGLWDADMLEALKYYDGSVTEIERIPDDLKARYLTAFEVEPKWTIECAAHRQKWIDMGQSLNLYLAEPSGKKLHEMYMLAWERGLKTTYYLRTLAATQVEKSTVDVNKFGIQPRWMKNASASGDIQVERAAATLVTPGETCNLDGDCEACQ; this is encoded by the coding sequence ATGATTCGAGCGCAAACAGAATGGATCGTCACGAAGCGGGGGGGAAGAACAGCTTCCTTTGATGCATCGTTGATCGGTCGTGCAATCTCTAACGCTTTCCGCGCAGAACTGAATCTCGCAGATAATCAGCCACTCGACGACGAAATTCGGATGGAAATTCCGGAAATGGTCGAGTCGGTGGCGAATGAAATTGCTGCCGCCGCCAGTAGTGATTCTGGTGTTGAAGTAGAAAAGATTCAGGACGTCGTCGAGATGATGTTAATGCGACGCGGTCACTACCGTATTGCACGTCGCTACATTGTCTACCGTGCTGAACGTGCCAAGCTGCGTGCGTTACGCGGATCGAATGAGCTGGCGGATGAGTCTGATGAGATCAAATCAACGGCCCCCCGGTTTCATGTCATTCTCAAAGACGGAACCAAAGTTCCCTTTGATGAAGGACGAATTTTAGCACGGCTTTCCGAAGCTTGTCGCGGACTGGAAGGGGACTGTTCGGCTGAGGATCTGCTCGAAGAAGTGATGCGTTCGATTTTCGATGGGATTTCTGTCGAAGAATTGTATCGTGCCATGATTCTGGCAGCCCGGACTCGTATCGAACGTGATCCTGCCTACGATACGGTTGCTTCACGTTTGATGCTGAAGATTATTTACAACGACGCTCTGGGAAATGCGCCCTCTGACGTCAATGAATTAAATCAACTCTATGTGGATCGTTTTACACAGTTCCTCAATGATGGAATTGAAGCCAAACGATTGACTCCCGATCTGCACAAGTTCGATCTGAACCGGATTGCTCTGGCTCTCAAGCCGGAACGCGATCACCTGTTCCAGTATCTGGGATTGCAGGCTATTTTCGATCGTTACCTGCTGCACATTGATGGTCGCCGTATTGAAACGCCTCAATATTTCTGGATGCGTGTTTCCATGGGACTGGCGATTCAGGAAGCCGGCGATTTTACCGGACGGGCGATTGAGTTCTATAACATTCTCTCTACGTTCCGATTTACCTCGGCGACACCGACCCTGTTTAACTCGGCCACGCTGCATCCTCAGTTGAGCTCCTGTTATCTTTCGACCGTCGACGACGATCTGGACCACATTTTCAAATGTGTTGCCGACAACGCCAAGCTCTCCAAGTGGGCCGGCGGACTGGGGAATGACTGGACTCAAATCCGGGCGACCAATTCGCACATCAGTGGTACCAACGGTCAAAGTCAGGGCGTAATTCCGTTCCTGAAGGTCGTGAATGATACTGCTGTGGCTGTGAACCAGGGTGGCAAACGCAAAGGTGCCGTCTGTTCCTACCTGGAAACATGGCACATGGATGTTGAAGAGTTCCTCGACCTGCGTAAGAACACAGGCGATGACCGACGACGTACCCATGACATGCATACGGCGAACTGGATTCCCGATCTGTTTATGCGTCGTGTTCGCGAAGATGCCGAGTGGACTCTGTTCAGCCCGAATGATGTTCCCGATCTGCATGACCTTTACGGCCAGGCGTTCGAACGGCGTTATACCGAATACGAAAAGATGACAGAAACCGGCGAGATCAAACTCTTCCGTCGTATTTCTGCTGTCGAATTGTGGCGTAAGATGCTGACCCGTCTGTTTGAAACTGGTCATCCCTGGATTACCTGGAAAGATCCTTCTAATCTGCGATCGCCTCAGGACCATACGGGTGTGGTTCACAGCAGTAACCTGTGTACCGAGATTCTGTTGAATACCTCCCGGGATGAGACGGCTGTCTGTAACCTGGGTTCTGTGAACCTCAAGCTGCACATTGTTGATGGTCAGCTTGATCTCGGAATGCTGGAAGAGACTGTTCGGACTGCGATGCGAATGCTGGATAACGTGATTGACATCAATTACTATCCGACGGATGAAGCCCGTAATTCGAATACACGTCATCGTCCCGTTGGTCTGGGTGTAATGGGTTTCCAGGATGCTCTCCTGGCCCAGGGGATCAGTTATGCCAGCATGCAGGCCGTCGAGTTTGCTGATGCCAGCATGGAAGCGATTTCCTATTACGCGATCCTGGCTTCGTCTGAATTGGCGGGTGAGCGTGGTCGTTATGGCTCTTACGCTGGTTCCAAGTGGGACCGCGGTTTGCTGCCGATTGACACACTGGACCTGCACGAAAAAGAACGGGAGATTCCGATTGAAGTGGATCGGCAGACCCGCCTGAACTGGCAAGTCGTTCGGGATTCGATCGCACAGAATGGGATGCGTAACAGCAACGTGATGGCGATTGCACCTACGGCGACGATTTCCACCATCATTGGTGTATCTCAATCAATTGAGCCTTCCTATAAGCATCTGTATGTGAAGAGCAACCTGTCCGGCGAGTTTACTCAGGTCAACCGCTTACTGGTGGATGATTTGAAGGCGCTTGGATTATGGGATGCGGACATGCTGGAAGCCCTCAAGTATTATGATGGTTCGGTCACAGAGATCGAACGCATTCCTGATGACTTGAAGGCCCGCTATCTGACGGCGTTCGAAGTCGAACCCAAGTGGACGATTGAATGTGCCGCCCATCGCCAGAAATGGATTGATATGGGACAGTCACTCAATCTGTATCTGGCAGAACCTTCGGGTAAGAAACTGCATGAGATGTATATGCTGGCCTGGGAACGCGGGTTGAAGACAACCTACTATCTGCGAACTCTGGCAGCGACTCAGGTTGAGAAATCAACCGTGGACGTCAACAAATTCGGAATTCAGCCTCGCTGGATGAAAAACGCAAGTGCGTCAGGTGATATTCAGGTCGAACGGGCAGCAGCCACGCTGGTCACTCCCGGTGAGACCTGCAACCTGGATGGTGACTGTGAAGCATGTCAGTAA
- a CDS encoding carboxypeptidase-like regulatory domain-containing protein: MSACLHTTRKLTRGLAIPFAVLLVSLSGCGGSDSGPDIEMIPVSGSVAMDGQPLVGAMVEFHPTAGTKGNGGFGLTDEAGKFTLTDYHSNPGCPPGEYGVTFSKLTLPDGSPIPPDSQQGGVGMKEQIPPAYNLFKPHAIVQGATVKAPESKFEFQLDSKFKPPRSFFQD; encoded by the coding sequence ATGAGTGCTTGCTTACATACGACGCGTAAATTGACTCGAGGATTGGCAATACCGTTCGCGGTTCTGCTTGTTTCCCTTTCCGGTTGCGGGGGTTCGGATTCCGGTCCCGACATTGAAATGATTCCTGTTTCGGGATCCGTGGCGATGGATGGTCAACCGCTCGTCGGTGCGATGGTGGAATTTCATCCCACTGCCGGAACAAAAGGGAATGGCGGATTTGGCCTGACCGATGAAGCAGGCAAGTTTACTTTGACCGACTATCATTCGAATCCGGGTTGCCCTCCGGGGGAGTACGGTGTGACCTTCTCGAAGCTCACACTACCGGACGGGTCTCCGATCCCTCCCGATTCCCAACAAGGTGGGGTCGGGATGAAAGAACAGATTCCCCCAGCCTATAACCTGTTCAAGCCGCATGCGATCGTCCAGGGAGCCACAGTCAAAGCGCCGGAATCAAAATTCGAGTTTCAGCTCGACTCAAAATTCAAACCCCCGCGTTCGTTTTTTCAAGACTAA
- a CDS encoding ankyrin repeat domain-containing protein, producing MSFDELIEAMCARDQYDDFGNLARTIYSNNPDKFYSDFFDKVRQFLKEGGDLHQSFPPMGWSLMHLACEKRDVRLIKGLLEVDRNLLHTSADCNYPPIFQALDSDIDCHIQVGKPITLETTKAMLELGADPDARDQNNLSLREFARSYGTSVVQIFDEIIGLY from the coding sequence ATGAGTTTTGATGAGTTGATTGAGGCAATGTGTGCCCGTGATCAGTATGACGACTTTGGGAATCTTGCCAGGACGATCTACTCGAACAACCCTGATAAGTTTTATTCTGATTTCTTTGACAAAGTCAGACAGTTCCTCAAGGAAGGGGGGGATTTACATCAATCATTTCCGCCAATGGGGTGGTCCTTAATGCATCTTGCCTGCGAGAAAAGAGACGTCCGATTGATCAAAGGGCTTTTGGAAGTTGATCGGAATTTACTTCATACAAGTGCAGATTGTAACTACCCTCCGATATTCCAGGCATTAGATTCTGATATCGATTGTCATATACAAGTCGGTAAACCAATTACGTTGGAAACCACAAAAGCAATGCTTGAACTGGGGGCAGATCCGGATGCCAGGGATCAAAATAACTTGTCTTTACGAGAGTTTGCCAGGAGTTATGGAACTTCTGTTGTTCAAATATTTGATGAGATCATCGGACTGTACTAA
- a CDS encoding ABC transporter substrate-binding protein, with protein MNTNYYKSILILLALVVSSGCGSGASETTSRSDSPATEITQAQSVADFPIVIKDDRGLEVSVPKKPLRIVSLLPSHTEILYAVGAGKQMVGCTTFCNYPEETGQLEKVALSNPGSVSLETLVALKPDLIFLGGDYQRQLAEQLTKLKIPVLSFESQSVADIERSIRGISRATGHTQAGEKLIAKIKKEIKSIQKRVAPYQKQGPPRVFYQVWDQPLMTAGPASFIGELIDLIGAENVFEDVKIAYPQVSEETLIVRNPDVILMPQTKKAEAPDLAETISRLHERPGWKQMSAVKNQRIYLIEDDLISRPGPRVVLGLQKMAQALYPEAYQAHSSSERTQ; from the coding sequence ATGAATACCAATTATTATAAATCGATTTTGATACTTCTGGCTCTGGTCGTGAGTTCCGGCTGTGGTTCCGGGGCCTCTGAAACGACGTCCCGTTCCGATTCGCCTGCGACTGAGATCACGCAAGCGCAGAGTGTTGCGGATTTTCCGATCGTCATTAAAGATGATCGGGGGCTGGAAGTCAGTGTTCCGAAAAAGCCGTTACGGATTGTTTCGCTGCTGCCGTCGCATACCGAAATTCTGTATGCTGTTGGTGCAGGGAAGCAAATGGTGGGCTGTACGACGTTCTGCAATTATCCTGAGGAAACCGGTCAGCTCGAAAAAGTGGCACTGTCGAATCCGGGTAGTGTGAGCCTGGAAACGCTGGTTGCGCTCAAGCCGGATCTGATCTTTCTGGGGGGCGATTATCAACGCCAGTTGGCAGAGCAACTCACCAAGTTGAAGATCCCCGTTTTATCGTTTGAGTCACAATCGGTGGCAGACATCGAACGCTCGATACGGGGCATCTCCCGTGCTACGGGGCATACTCAAGCGGGGGAAAAATTAATCGCGAAGATCAAAAAAGAGATAAAGTCGATTCAGAAACGGGTAGCGCCTTATCAGAAACAGGGCCCGCCGCGCGTGTTTTACCAGGTGTGGGACCAACCGTTGATGACTGCGGGGCCCGCTTCTTTTATTGGTGAGTTGATCGACTTGATTGGGGCAGAGAATGTATTTGAGGATGTGAAAATTGCGTATCCCCAGGTCAGCGAGGAGACGTTGATCGTGCGCAATCCGGATGTGATTCTGATGCCGCAAACCAAAAAAGCGGAGGCTCCTGATTTGGCAGAGACGATTTCTCGTTTGCATGAACGGCCAGGATGGAAGCAAATGAGTGCGGTAAAGAATCAGCGAATCTATCTGATTGAGGATGATCTCATTTCCCGGCCGGGGCCACGTGTGGTGCTGGGACTACAAAAAATGGCTCAGGCGTTGTACCCTGAAGCATATCAGGCACACTCATCTTCAGAGCGGACTCAATAG
- a CDS encoding ribonucleotide-diphosphate reductase subunit beta — MTILNSNTAATPAVTPVGDTPTGRFKADNKRLINCSQVDVNQLMPLKYHWAWEHYLNGCANHWMPTEVGMTKDIEMWRSSKLSDGERFVIMRNLGFFATAESLVANNIVLAIFKHVTNAECRQYLLRQAFEEAVHTHTFLYIVESLGLNESEVFNMYHEVPAIAKKDQLEMELTSEILDPEFTTDTFEGAQAFLKNLIGYYLIMEGLFFYTGFVMVLSFHRRNMMTGIGEQFQYILRDETIHLNFGIDLINGIKQENPELWTPEFQQTIIDRIKYAAELEIEYAKDCLPTGILGLNGDLFREYVQHIADRRLERIGLPAQYGSSNPFPWMSETMDLSKEKNFFETRVTEYQSSGSLSWD; from the coding sequence ATGACAATTCTTAATTCGAATACAGCAGCTACTCCAGCAGTCACACCTGTGGGAGATACTCCCACGGGACGCTTTAAAGCAGATAATAAGCGACTGATTAATTGCTCTCAGGTCGACGTCAATCAATTGATGCCTTTGAAGTATCATTGGGCCTGGGAACATTATCTGAATGGTTGTGCCAACCACTGGATGCCTACCGAAGTTGGTATGACCAAAGACATCGAAATGTGGCGTTCCAGCAAACTTAGTGATGGCGAACGTTTTGTGATTATGCGGAACCTCGGTTTCTTTGCGACAGCCGAGAGCCTGGTTGCCAATAACATTGTGTTGGCGATTTTCAAGCATGTGACCAATGCGGAATGCCGTCAGTATCTGCTGCGTCAGGCATTTGAGGAAGCCGTGCATACTCACACGTTCCTGTACATTGTCGAAAGCCTCGGACTGAATGAGTCAGAAGTATTCAACATGTACCATGAAGTTCCAGCGATTGCCAAAAAAGATCAGTTGGAAATGGAACTGACGTCTGAAATTCTCGATCCTGAATTCACTACGGATACGTTTGAAGGGGCTCAGGCTTTCTTGAAGAACCTGATCGGTTACTACCTGATCATGGAAGGGCTTTTCTTCTATACCGGGTTTGTGATGGTGCTGTCGTTCCATCGCCGCAATATGATGACGGGGATTGGCGAACAGTTCCAGTACATCCTGCGGGATGAAACGATTCACTTGAACTTTGGTATCGACTTGATCAATGGCATCAAACAGGAAAATCCTGAGCTTTGGACTCCTGAATTCCAGCAGACCATTATCGACCGCATCAAGTATGCTGCCGAGTTGGAAATTGAATACGCCAAGGATTGCCTGCCTACCGGAATTCTGGGATTGAACGGCGATCTGTTCCGCGAATACGTGCAGCACATTGCTGACCGTCGTCTGGAACGTATCGGCCTGCCGGCTCAGTATGGTTCTTCGAATCCATTCCCCTGGATGAGCGAAACGATGGACCTGTCCAAAGAGAAAAACTTCTTTGAAACCCGAGTGACCGAATATCAGAGCTCCGGTTCTTTAAGCTGGGACTGA